One stretch of Bombina bombina isolate aBomBom1 chromosome 7, aBomBom1.pri, whole genome shotgun sequence DNA includes these proteins:
- the LOC128666377 gene encoding uncharacterized protein LOC128666377 has product MGQGPPAISHGTTPGVKRIWIVGHSFVHWASLRCASLPFGQSLGLPTNKASVRWLGDRGMCWPQLAGTISEALVRWGKPHIIILHLGGNDVGAIPVLQLIKVMQADIGWLRVRIPGVMIGWSHIIPRLHWRHMSAHTAAYRVRKKINASVAKTVTGSGGFVVRHKAISADRTELYRRDKVHLSDVGLDLFIGDIQRALLPLL; this is encoded by the coding sequence gcactacccccggggtgaagcgaatctggattgtgggccactcctttgtccactgggcctccctacgctgtgcgtccctcccatttggccaatccctaggtctccctaccaacaaggcatccgttaggtggttgggtgatagggggatgtgctggccccaattagcaggaaccatatctgaggccctggtacgctgggggaagcctcacattattattcttcacctagggggtaacgatgtgggggccataccagttttacagttgattaaggttatgcaggcagacattgggtggctaagagtacgcatcccgggggtcatgatagggtggtcccatataataccccgtctccactggaggcatatgtcggcccatacggcggcataccgggttaggaagaagatcaatgcgtctgtagcgaaaaccgtcactgggtcaggtggcttcgtggtacggcacaaagccatttcggctgatagaaccgagctatatagaagggataaagttcacctttctgatgtggggctggatttattcataggggacattcagagagctctgttacccctcctgtaa